The nucleotide window CGGCGGTACCGGCATCGACACCTCGGTGGTTGCGGAAGGCATCCACGGCGCGGACCCTTTCCACCACCACGCCGCCGGCCTGTTCGACGTTCTTGGCCGCGCAGAGCTTTGGGCAGCCGTCCACGGTAATGCACCTGGCCCCGTTGATCTCCTTCCTGGCCTCATCGTCGCCGTAAACCAGAAGGGCCAGGCACATGGTCGCCGCTTTATCGGGCCGCAGCTCTTTTACGGTCTTTAAAACTGCTTCCCGGCCCAGGAGGCCGTACATCTTGCCGATGCCGCTACAGGGGATGACGTAAACTTTGCGGAAGCTATTTCCCGGCATTGAAATCAGCCACCTTTTCCTTCAATACTTCCAGATAGCGCCGCCCGTCCAGTAAAAATTCGCGGTCAGCCTCAAAATTGGTCAGTTCCAGTTCGGCAATCCAGCCCTTTTCATAGGGGTTTTCATTGATGAGTTCCGGCGCCTCCAGGACGGCTTCATTAATGGCCACCACTCTACCGGTAACCGGGGAAACCAGCTCATACACCGCCTTGGCCGATTCGATGGTTCCCATCTCGCCGAATTGCTCCACTTCCGTACCTGGGTCGGGGGGCGTGACAAAGGTGATATCGGAAAGGTTCTGCTGCAGGTAGTCGCTGATGCCTACGCGGCCCCTGTTCCCCTCTACCTGCACCCAGCAGTCGTTCTCGTTGAAGTAAAAGCCTTCCAGGGGGACCCGGAAGATAAACTTATCGTGGCGATGGATAGCGTATTCCACAGGGCCGGCAAAAAGACCGGTGTTTTCTTCCGATGCCCGGCCGGCTCCCTGTTCCATGAATACAGGCTGCCAGGAGCGCCAGACATCCTCTACAAAGGCCGCCGCCCCTGCCCCCAGCCGCCAGTCCGGGCCGGGATTATAGTCCCTCTTTTTAGCTTCTTCGGCCATGGTTATCTTGCGGGAAATCTTCAGGTTATTATTGGCGGCAATGCGGCTGGCGCAGCGGGTGGCGCAGCCGTCGATAACTATGAGGTTTCCTTCCTGGAGGAGGGAGGCATAACGGGACGGCGCCGTCTGGTAAAGCACCGGGCAGATGATCTCGCCGTCCATAGCTGCCGCCATTTTGAGGGCCAGTTCCCGGGCCAGGCAGCCGGCTTCTTTATCCAGGCCGTTACAGGGTAAGATAACATACTTTGCCGCCACGGCTATTTACCCCCTTCTTGCTGGCGCAGGGCCTTGATTGTTTCCAGGACGCGGGATTTTTCGGGAAAGGAAATGGCGTCGGGTCCGCAGGTCTTGGCGCAGGCGCGACAGAAGACGACACAATTGTTGGGATTGGCCACGATAAGCCGGGGCTCTTCCTCACGGATTTCATATACCTGGTGGGGACAGAATTTAGCGCACTCCAGGCAGTAGTTGCACCTGGTATAATCAATCACCGGCGCCCAGGTGATCTTATCCCGCGGGACGCCCATAAAGGTAGTTTCAGCCATTGGCTCGCGCCTCCCAATCTTTAAGGGCGTCGGCAACTTTCTGGAAGGCTTCTTCGGTGGTCAAATCGCGGATATCCAGGGGGTAAAAATCGGTCTTCATATCCATCCCGGCTGCCGTCAAGGCGTCCCGGAACATTTTATTCTGCATGTTGGGGGCACAGGCGGCAATCATGACCCTGCGGTGGGCCTTGAGGAAGTCGGCCAGGAAGCGGTCGCCGTCCTCCTCGCATAACTGGGGATGGATAAACCCATACTCCACCGGTAACTCAACCCGTACGCGGTTAATAAAGTCCCAGATGTCCATCTTGGCAAACCCCGGGCATTTGCCGGTGCAGACGCACATGATCAAACCCGGCCTTTCTTGAAGCATATTGATTTCCCCTTTCCTGATACTCCGGAAATATATTCCGTTCAGTTCTTGATAGGTTTATTATATAACTTTCTACTTATTTGTCAAGGTTATTATATTCCATTTTACTAATATAATGTGCTATAATGTGCGTATCGATGTTTCTTTCATTTTGTTTTGCCTTTGTTGAATCCCTGCATGAGGGCCATAGTCTCGGCAATCTCCCTGGCGATAATCTCCCCGGCCAGATCCAGTAGAGTAACGATGCGGGGATCCTTGATGCGGTAAATCACCCGTAAACCGTCTTTGGTGGCCTCGACAATGTCCTGTTTGCGCAGGACGGCCAGGTGCTGGGAGATGTTGGGCTGTTCTAATTCCAGCTCTTCCATCAGCTCACAAACGCAGCGCTCACCATGGCGTAAAAGTTCTATAATCCGCACCCTGGTGGGGTGAGCCAGGGCTTTGAAAAATTCCGCTTTTAAATTATGGATGCGTTCCATTGTTACTTACCTCTTATATATTAGAATATCACTATATCCAGCCTATAATTTATATTGCCCTTTGTCAAGTAAAACCCTTTATCAACTGTGCTGATGCATAAAATTAATCTGTTTACAATAAGTAAAGGCAAAATCCGGGATGAAAAAAGATCTTATATGAATAAATACTAATTTCTATTAAAGAATATAGCTAGAAGGTAAATAATAAATCTATGCTGAGAAAGAGGTAAAAAATTCCAAAAACCTACCGACATTTTCAATTAATGAGTTTAACCCAATTTGGCTATTGACTTTTTATTTTTTATTGCTAATATAATAATATAATAAAAAGTTAATGGGGTGAGACAAATGGCAGTAGAGACTTTGGTAGGTGAAACAAGAACATATGCCAAAAACAAATGGATTCTTGCTACGGTAGCCATCGGCGCCTTTATTTCCACTTTTGATGGCGGTGTAATTAATGTCGGCCTGCCAACCATCGCCAGCTATTTTAAAACTAATATCAATACTGTCCAGTGGGTCACTTCTGTCTATTTGTTGGCCATGTCCGCCCTTCTCTTGATCTTCGGCACCATGGCCGACGCTTACGGCCGCCGCCGTATCTATAACGCCGGTTACTTTGTTATCACCATTTTCACCCTCTTTTGCGCTTTGGCCACCAGTATCGGGATGCTCATTTTTTTCCGGGTTTTACAGGCTGTAGGTGGATCCATGGTAATGGCCAACGGCATGGCGATAGCAACAGAAAATTACCCACCGGAAGAGCGCGGTAAAAACCTGGGGTTTTTAGGAACTGTAGTGGCCATCGGCAGCTTGGCCGGGCCGCCCCTGGGAGGTTTAGTAATCGGCTGGATGGGCTGGCGGGCCGTCTTCTTTTTAACCTTCCTGGTAGCCCTCGCCGGCTTCCTGGCCTCGGCGGTAACCATACCCCGGGACAGGCGTTTAAAAGAAAAATTGAACTTCGATTACACCGGGGCGCTGGCTGTTATTATCGCTATTGTTACCTTTATCTACGGTTTTTCCAATGCCAATGTTTACGGCTGGACCAGCCCCATAATTCTTATTAGCATTCTCCTTTTTATAATCAGCAGCCTATTTTTGATTTTTTACGAACGTCGCCGCGCTAATGCTATCCTCGATTTCCAGCTCTTTAAAAACTGGACCTTTACCTCGTCAATTATAGCCGCCCTGGTATCTTTTATTACCATGTATTCACCGACGGTTTTGATACCTTTTTTCTACCAGAAAGTGCTGGGCTTTACTCCCCAGAAAGCCGGTTTCCTGATGATGGCTTTCCCGGCGGCCATGGCCATTACCGCCTCTTTCAGCGGCTGGCTTTCCGATAAAATCGGCTATGTTCTCTTAACCACCACCGGCCTGGTATTGAACGGCCTAGCCCTGGTGGCCCTGGCCAACATCAGCCTGCAAACGCCTATAACCTTGATAATTATTTATATCGCCGTAATGGGCGCCTCCCTGGGGATGTTCCAGTCCCCGAACAATAGCTGCGTTATGGGCAGCGTGCCCAAAAACAAGCTTGGTGCCGCCACCGGTATCAGTCAATTGATCAAAAATCTGGGTATGGTCATCGGTATCACATTTTCTGTAGCCATCTTCAGTTCGCGGATGGCCGCTATGCCCCTTGAGTACAATCAAGCGTTCGTCAGAAGTATGGGTTTCGTCTATTACCTGGCAGCCGTTTTAAGTTTTGCCGGGGCCGTTATCTCCTCCCGGCGTGGTAAATAAATTAATTTAAAAGGTGGGATAGTTCATGACACAACATGAAAATTGGTACCTTCCATATATGGATCAAAAGGTCAAGGGCATTAAAGTGGTAGAACGTCCGGCACCGGTAGCTATCTTTTACTGCGCCGGGGCCTCCAATGTAGGCCAGAGCACGGTACTGGGCAGCAACGCGGCTGCCCGGCGCCTAGGATATGACCGGGCCGCCCTCCTTTGCCTGGCCAGCATCTCGGCCGGTTTGAAAAATGTCAGCCGCGCCGCTGCTGAAGCCAAAGGTATCGTGGCTGTAGACGGTTGCCCCATGCAGTGTGCCCGCCGCACCCTAGAAAAGGCCGGTTTCCACGTTAACGAGAGCCTGGTTGTTACCAGGGACTGCAATGTGCCCAAATCCTTTATCCTGGAGGACGCCGCCGCTATTACCAACGTCGCCGAGGCCATTGTTGCTAGCGTAGAAAAAATCGAAAAGGGCCGGATGGAAGTTAGCGATGCGGGAGGTTATGATGCTAAGTAGGACCGGTAACCGGTAACAATTAAATATATAAAGAAATTAATTAAAAATGGGGGTTGAAAATCATGAGTAAAGACATGGGGAATCTCAATGTCGAAGAATTGCTTGCGAAAATGGCCCAAGAAACCGGCAGTGAACCCAAACCGATGAAGTATTTGGCGCAACTGCGGCCGGAAATGGTTTTGGAACATGCCCGCAGCAAGCAGTTTGCAGCCTCAGGACAGGCTATCCCGGAAAAGTATAAAGCCTTGATCAGTTTCGCTGTTGCTGCCGCCCTGGGTTCTGAGAGCTGTACCCTCACCCAGGCGAAAATCGCCCGTCGTAAAGGAGCTACCGCCGAAGAAATAATCGAGGCCCTAATTACCGCCCGTTTTACTACTTCCTCTACTATCTTTTCCACTGCAGTAAACGCCCTGGAAATGCTCGCCGGGGAAAAATAGGCTGATATCCCTGCTATTTTGCCAAAGGGAAAAGGGGCTTAATGCCCCTTTCAGGCTGTAGAAAAAGTCCCTTTTAAGGTAAAAGCCTTCTTAAAATCCGCGAAATTCTCTTGGTTTCAGGGGACTAGTTTTTAAAAAATAGGGGTTTGTCAACAGTCTGAAAGGGGCTTAATGCCCCTTTTAAATTATGCAGGAAAGCAACCCCCTACCCGTGCAGCCTTCGTATTCCATTTGGAGCATAATGTGCTCGATGCCGAATTTATCCCGCAATAAGGCTTCCACTTGCCGACGTAGCTTTTCCGATTCACTGATAGATATATCCTGTTCCAGGTCGATGTGGCCTTCAAAATTAATCTGCCGCTCTCCCAACTGCCAGACATGCACATGATGCAGATCGCGGATACCCGGTAAGCTTTTGATCGAGGTATATATTTCCTCCAGTTTTATCCCTTTGGGTGTGCCTTCCATGAGAATCTGGACTGTATCAGCAACAATTTCATAGCTTTCATTAATGACATACAGGCCAATTAAGATGGTTAAAAGGGGGTCGATCCAGGTTATCTGCCAAAAATAGATCGCGATACCGCCGGCAACTACCGCCACTGAGGACAAGGCGTCGGAGAATAAATGCAGGTATGAAGAACGCACGTTCAGGCTCTTGCCGGCGTCGCGCCGCAGGAGTAAAGCCGCCAGGGTGTTGGCTAATAAACCGAGGGCTCCGACAACCATCATCATTGAGCTATTGATAGCCTGGGGATGTAGTAAGCGGGTTGCCGATTCCTTAAAAAGCAAAAGGGAAATCGCTATTAACACAGCGGAATTGAACAGGGCGGCCAGAATCTCCAGACGCTGAAAACCGAAGGTTTTCTCCAGGGTTGCCTCCCGCCGGGAAAAACGTAACGCCGCCAGGCTGATGGCCACGGCCGCCGCATCACTTAAGTTGTGTAGGGCATCGGAAACCAAGGAAAGGCTTCCCGCCAGTAAGCCTCCAGCTATTTCCGCAACGGTAATAAGCAGGTTTAACAGCATCGTTAGCACCAGGTTCAGGCCGTTTACCGTTCCTGTTTCCAGATGGCTGTGGTGATGATGGTGATCATGGTGATGCAGACGCCTATCATTGTTATGCTCATGATTCTCCACTTTTTACCCACCCCGTCTTGTTTCGTAAGATTATATTACTTTATTCTTTATTACTTATATACTATCTTTAGTACGACTTCTTGTCAACCGAAAAAGTAAAAACAGTGCAATCAATCAAGTATTAAAAATATCTTTCAGGAGCTGGGTCACCCTTTCCCGGATCTCGTCCCGAACGGTACGGAAAACCGCCATTATTTCCTCCTCATCTCCTTCGGCCTTGGCAGGGTCGCGGAGGGGCCAGTGTTCGCGACGAATGGTCGGTGGGGTCACGGGACACTTATCACGGGCATCGCCGCAGAGGGTGACAATCAGGTCAGCCTTGCTTAAGATTTCCGGATCGATGGGGGCGGAGGTTTGCCGGGAAATATCGATTCCGGCTTCCGCCATAACCGCAACGGCGCGAGGGTTCAGACCGGCTGGCTCGATGCCTGCACTATAAACTTCCACTTTGTCCCCGCCCAGGGCCCGGGCGAAACCTTCAGCCATCTGACTGCGGCAAGAGTTGCCGGTACAGAGAAAAAGAATAACGGGCTTCTTTGGCATGAATATGCTGCCTCCTCTAACTACCCGGCAATGTCTAAAAGACACCGTCTACGCTCATGTTTTTGGGTAGCCATAGTATTTCTCTTTTAATACCAGTATTATTTACTCATGGTTAGACCAGTTTATCCTCCCGTAACCCTATGGCCAATAAGATGCTGCCCTGGCGAAACGGCGAAAAGACCGCCATATTTTTATAAGGTGACTGATGGAAATGTCTCGCCTTAAAATAGCCTTTATTGCCCCCCAGGCATTGTTTCTTACTAAATCAAACCGGTGGTAGGCTGTAGCATAAAGAGAGGCAAATTGCTGGTAAAAGTGGGACGGCGGCAACAAGGTGGGTAGGACGGCGTGTAATAGATCGAATTGTTCCCAGTTCGTAAAGCTCAACTTATTACTTACTTGGTCATACAGCTCGGTACCCGGTAGGGGAGTTAAAATGGAAAACGATGGCGTTTGAATACGTTTTTCTATAATGTATTGCTTTAATTGCTCAAAGTCTTCTGTGGAAAAGTCGGGATCAACGATAAATGAGGCAATAACATTAATCCCCCGGCTCTGGAGCATGGTCAGGGCCTTTTCGTTATTACGTACTGAATTATGTTTTTCTACCTGCTGCAAGGCCGCTTCCGTTATCTTTTCAAAACCGATAAAGACGGACGTTAAACCAATTTCCTGCCACAAGTCAATAACTTCGGGATGATTGACAATGGTATCACTCCGAGCCTGAAAGAAATAATTTTTCTTCACACCCCGTTCCTTTAATTTTATACCGATAGCCATGGCCCGCTTTACATCAGCCAAAAAATTATCATCTGTTATTAAAACCCTGCGGGCGGGTAGGCTCGCTATCTCTTCTACCGCCCGTTCCACACTTTTACGCCGGCTTTTGCCTTGATAAAAACGCCACACACTACAAAAATTGCAACGGAAAGGGCAACCGCGCGCCGTCTCCACGGCGCTAACCGGTTTAGCCAAACCTAAAAAATATTTATTAATATAAGGTTTTATTAAATGCCGCGCTGGAAGGGGTAAGGTATCTAAGTCGCTAATGAGGGGCCGGGCGCAAGTGGCAAACTGTCTATTATAATGATTGATAACCAGTCCGGCTACCCGGTTCAGATCGCCTTCCTCGGCCCAGCAATTAACTAATTCCACGGTGGTTATTTCGCCCTCGCCGATTACTAAGCAATCTATGGCCGGGTCTTTGAAATCTGCCGGGTTTAACGAGGCATGATGCCCCCCGACAAAAATTTTAATTGCAGGATTCGCATCTTTAATTGCCCGGGCAATGGCCAGGGTACGATAAACGTCGATGGTAAAAGAGCAGTTAATACCGCACAACTGCGGTTGATAAGTCTGGAGCGCTTTGGGCAAATCGGCAGGATTAAATAAATCTACAATGGCTACCTGATGGCCTTCTCCTTCCAGGGCTGCAGCCACCATCTCCAGACCCAGGGGTTCAATAACCGCCAGGTCTTTAAATCCTAGTCCCTTGTCCGGGCGCGGTTGAATGAGCAAGATATTGTACTTTTTCATGGCTCCGATCCTGCCCCTCCGCGTTTTCAGGTTTAACTATTGTCACTTATCCGCTTGTTGTCCCATAAATTTCTCCCACAATTCATCAGCAATCTTTCCCCAGGCAGAGGCATAGTCCATAAGGGAATCGGCCAGGGTTTTAGCGTTTACAGCATGGCTTTGGGTATTAATAGCCCCGGTTTCCGCGATGATGTCGGCCAGGGAGTGGGGATTATCAATCAACGGGCAAGGCCGCAGCAGATTGGCATTGAAAGGCTGGCGTTTTTGATAGGCCCGCATTAACGGTGAACGCAGCGCATCGCGCATGGATACGTCGCGAATATTAACCGTACTGTAGTGAATAAAGGCGCAAGGTTCAACCTCGCCGGCAGCATTGATATGGAAATAGCGCCGCCCGCCGGCTATGCAACCGTCAGTAAGGGCGCCGTCGTTCCAGAAATCAAAAACAGCTATCGGCTTTGTTTGCCGCCAGGTCTGGACCCTGGAGAACATTAAGGCCCTTTGCCACGGTGTAGCCATCAACTCCAGATCGGCATCGCGTCCGACCGGCACATAAGTAAAAAGCCAGCCGAATAAGCATCCTTTTTCTATCATCAAATCAATGAAGGCATCGCTGGCAATAGCCTCGGTGTTTTCGCGGGTATACGTTGCCGAAAAGCCGAAGGGTATACCCCGTTCCCGCAAGATGTCCATAGCCCGCATTACTTTTTTGTATACTCCTTTTCCGCGGCGATTATCCGTCTGTTCTTCAAAACCCTCCAAACTGATGGCAAAAGTAATATTGCCCACGGCCGCTACGTTATCAGCTAATTGCTCACTTATCAAGGTTCCGTTGGTATAGACATGAAAGACCATTTCCGGGAAACAGGAGGCCAGATACAGGACATCCCTCGTCCTCACCAGCGGCTCGCCACCGGACAATACCAAAAAGTAGATCCCCAGCTCCTGGGCTTCTTTTAACAATCGTTCCACTAAAGGCAGCTCTAATTGATAACCCTGCTCATAATCCCCGGCCCAACAGCCGCGGCAACGGAGATTACACCGCGCAGTAAGATCCAGAAGAATCGCATAAGGAACATTAAAATCTTCTTTTTCCGATATAGCCCGTTGCCTGGGAATACCAATCAGCCAGGAATTTAATAAAAAGTTGGTGATCACTTTCTGGCGGGCCCGGGGATTTAACTCTTTAAATACCCGCATGACTAATTGATGCCAGTTGCTCTCAGGGTTGCTTAAGACATCTTTGGCCCTACGAATCTGATCTTTATGTACCGGATGCGGCGCCAGGTGCTCGGCCCAATTTAACAGCTTGGCAAGGTTTTTCTCCGGTTCCCGTTCAATGTAACTAAGCCCTTGCTTAACCAAAGCCTCGCC belongs to Moorella humiferrea and includes:
- a CDS encoding putative zinc-binding protein, with amino-acid sequence MPGNSFRKVYVIPCSGIGKMYGLLGREAVLKTVKELRPDKAATMCLALLVYGDDEARKEINGARCITVDGCPKLCAAKNVEQAGGVVVERVRAVDAFRNHRGVDAGTAAHLTAAGWQIADELAADLAGKVDRWYDASEEK
- the gcvH gene encoding glycine cleavage system protein GcvH; this encodes MAAKYVILPCNGLDKEAGCLARELALKMAAAMDGEIICPVLYQTAPSRYASLLQEGNLIVIDGCATRCASRIAANNNLKISRKITMAEEAKKRDYNPGPDWRLGAGAAAFVEDVWRSWQPVFMEQGAGRASEENTGLFAGPVEYAIHRHDKFIFRVPLEGFYFNENDCWVQVEGNRGRVGISDYLQQNLSDITFVTPPDPGTEVEQFGEMGTIESAKAVYELVSPVTGRVVAINEAVLEAPELINENPYEKGWIAELELTNFEADREFLLDGRRYLEVLKEKVADFNAGK
- a CDS encoding 4Fe-4S dicluster domain-containing protein, whose protein sequence is MAETTFMGVPRDKITWAPVIDYTRCNYCLECAKFCPHQVYEIREEEPRLIVANPNNCVVFCRACAKTCGPDAISFPEKSRVLETIKALRQQEGGK
- a CDS encoding ArsR/SmtB family transcription factor encodes the protein MERIHNLKAEFFKALAHPTRVRIIELLRHGERCVCELMEELELEQPNISQHLAVLRKQDIVEATKDGLRVIYRIKDPRIVTLLDLAGEIIAREIAETMALMQGFNKGKTK
- a CDS encoding MFS transporter, whose amino-acid sequence is MAVETLVGETRTYAKNKWILATVAIGAFISTFDGGVINVGLPTIASYFKTNINTVQWVTSVYLLAMSALLLIFGTMADAYGRRRIYNAGYFVITIFTLFCALATSIGMLIFFRVLQAVGGSMVMANGMAIATENYPPEERGKNLGFLGTVVAIGSLAGPPLGGLVIGWMGWRAVFFLTFLVALAGFLASAVTIPRDRRLKEKLNFDYTGALAVIIAIVTFIYGFSNANVYGWTSPIILISILLFIISSLFLIFYERRRANAILDFQLFKNWTFTSSIIAALVSFITMYSPTVLIPFFYQKVLGFTPQKAGFLMMAFPAAMAITASFSGWLSDKIGYVLLTTTGLVLNGLALVALANISLQTPITLIIIYIAVMGASLGMFQSPNNSCVMGSVPKNKLGAATGISQLIKNLGMVIGITFSVAIFSSRMAAMPLEYNQAFVRSMGFVYYLAAVLSFAGAVISSRRGK
- a CDS encoding putative zinc-binding protein, whose product is MTQHENWYLPYMDQKVKGIKVVERPAPVAIFYCAGASNVGQSTVLGSNAAARRLGYDRAALLCLASISAGLKNVSRAAAEAKGIVAVDGCPMQCARRTLEKAGFHVNESLVVTRDCNVPKSFILEDAAAITNVAEAIVASVEKIEKGRMEVSDAGGYDAK
- a CDS encoding carboxymuconolactone decarboxylase family protein; its protein translation is MSKDMGNLNVEELLAKMAQETGSEPKPMKYLAQLRPEMVLEHARSKQFAASGQAIPEKYKALISFAVAAALGSESCTLTQAKIARRKGATAEEIIEALITARFTTSSTIFSTAVNALEMLAGEK
- a CDS encoding cation diffusion facilitator family transporter; this translates as MENHEHNNDRRLHHHDHHHHHSHLETGTVNGLNLVLTMLLNLLITVAEIAGGLLAGSLSLVSDALHNLSDAAAVAISLAALRFSRREATLEKTFGFQRLEILAALFNSAVLIAISLLLFKESATRLLHPQAINSSMMMVVGALGLLANTLAALLLRRDAGKSLNVRSSYLHLFSDALSSVAVVAGGIAIYFWQITWIDPLLTILIGLYVINESYEIVADTVQILMEGTPKGIKLEEIYTSIKSLPGIRDLHHVHVWQLGERQINFEGHIDLEQDISISESEKLRRQVEALLRDKFGIEHIMLQMEYEGCTGRGLLSCII
- the arsC gene encoding arsenate reductase (thioredoxin) is translated as MPKKPVILFLCTGNSCRSQMAEGFARALGGDKVEVYSAGIEPAGLNPRAVAVMAEAGIDISRQTSAPIDPEILSKADLIVTLCGDARDKCPVTPPTIRREHWPLRDPAKAEGDEEEIMAVFRTVRDEIRERVTQLLKDIFNT
- a CDS encoding B12-binding domain-containing radical SAM protein, which produces MKKYNILLIQPRPDKGLGFKDLAVIEPLGLEMVAAALEGEGHQVAIVDLFNPADLPKALQTYQPQLCGINCSFTIDVYRTLAIARAIKDANPAIKIFVGGHHASLNPADFKDPAIDCLVIGEGEITTVELVNCWAEEGDLNRVAGLVINHYNRQFATCARPLISDLDTLPLPARHLIKPYINKYFLGLAKPVSAVETARGCPFRCNFCSVWRFYQGKSRRKSVERAVEEIASLPARRVLITDDNFLADVKRAMAIGIKLKERGVKKNYFFQARSDTIVNHPEVIDLWQEIGLTSVFIGFEKITEAALQQVEKHNSVRNNEKALTMLQSRGINVIASFIVDPDFSTEDFEQLKQYIIEKRIQTPSFSILTPLPGTELYDQVSNKLSFTNWEQFDLLHAVLPTLLPPSHFYQQFASLYATAYHRFDLVRNNAWGAIKAILRRDISISHLIKIWRSFRRFARAASYWP
- a CDS encoding radical SAM protein; protein product: MKTAISFFGEALVKQGLSYIEREPEKNLAKLLNWAEHLAPHPVHKDQIRRAKDVLSNPESNWHQLVMRVFKELNPRARQKVITNFLLNSWLIGIPRQRAISEKEDFNVPYAILLDLTARCNLRCRGCWAGDYEQGYQLELPLVERLLKEAQELGIYFLVLSGGEPLVRTRDVLYLASCFPEMVFHVYTNGTLISEQLADNVAAVGNITFAISLEGFEEQTDNRRGKGVYKKVMRAMDILRERGIPFGFSATYTRENTEAIASDAFIDLMIEKGCLFGWLFTYVPVGRDADLELMATPWQRALMFSRVQTWRQTKPIAVFDFWNDGALTDGCIAGGRRYFHINAAGEVEPCAFIHYSTVNIRDVSMRDALRSPLMRAYQKRQPFNANLLRPCPLIDNPHSLADIIAETGAINTQSHAVNAKTLADSLMDYASAWGKIADELWEKFMGQQADK